From Oncorhynchus keta strain PuntledgeMale-10-30-2019 unplaced genomic scaffold, Oket_V2 Un_contig_29466_pilon_pilon, whole genome shotgun sequence, one genomic window encodes:
- the LOC127923381 gene encoding uncharacterized protein LOC127923381 isoform X17, translated as MFTVNFTGLVPPPGQTRTEHLLVLLYSPPSWTDRYRTPLGPALLSSLLDRQVQNTSWSCSTLLPPGQTGTEHLLVLLYSPPSWTDRYRTPLGPALLSSLLDRQVQNTSWSCSTLLPPGQTGTEHLLVLLYSPPSWTDRYRTPLGPALLSSLLDRQVQNTSWSCSTLLPPGQTGTEHLLVLLYSPPSWTDRYRTPLGPALLSSLLDRQVQNTSWSCSTLLPPGQTGTEHLLVLLYSPPSWTDRYRTPLGPALLSSLLDRQVQNTSWSSSTLLPPGQTGTEHLLVLLYSPPSWTDRYRTPLGPPLLSSLLDRQVQNTSWSCSTLLPPGQTGTEHLLVLLYSPPSWTDRYRTPLGPPLLSSLLDRQVQNTSWSCSTLLPPGQTGTEHLLVLLYSPPSWTDRYRTPLGPALLSSLLDRQVQNTSWSSSTLLPPGQTGTEHLLVLLYSPPSWTDRYRTPLGPPLLSSLLDRQVQNTSWSCSTLLPPGQTGTEHLLVLLYSPPSWTDPPGQTGTEHLLVLLYSPPSWTDRYRTPLGPALLSSLLDRQVQNTSWSSSTLLPPGQTGTEHLLVLLYSPPSWTDRYRTPLGPALLSSLLDRQVQNTSWSSSTLLPPGQTGTEHLLVLLYSPPSWTDRYRTPLGPALLSSLLDRQVQNTSWSCSTLLPPGQTGTEHLLVLLYSPPSWTDRYRTPLGPALLSSLLDRQVQNTSWSCSTLLPPGQTGTEHLLVLLYSPPSWTDRYRTPLGPALLSSLLDRQVQNTSWSCSTLLPPGQTGTEHLLVLLYSPPSWTDRYRTPLGPPLLSSLLDRQVQNTSWSCSTLLPPGQTGTEHLLVLLYSPPSWTDRYRTPLGPPLLSSLLDRQVQNTSWSCSTLLPPGQTGTEHLLVLLYSPPSWTDRYRTPLGPALLSSLLDRQVQNTSLSFPGKKVSVHQHLFCFDINTVVIIYNIYNIIII; from the exons atgtttactgttaattttacaGGCCTTGTCCCCCCTCCTGGACAGACACGTAcggaacacctcttggtcctgctctactctcctccctcctggacagacaggtacagaacacctcttggtcctgctctactctcctccctcctggacagacaggtacagaacacctcttggtcctgctctactctcctccctcctggacagacag gtacagaacacctcttggtcctgctctactctcctccctcctggacagacaggtacagaacacctcttggtcctgctctactctcctccctcctggacagacag gtacagaacacctcttggtcctgctctactctcctccctcctggacagacaggtacagaacacctcttggtcctgctctactctcctccctcctggacagacaggtacagaacacctcttggtcctgctctactctcctccctcctggacagacaggtacagaacacctcttggtcctgctctactctcctccctcctggacagacaggtacagaacacctcttggtcctcctctactctcctccctcctggacagacaggtacagaacacctcttggtcctgctctactctcctccctcctggacagacaggtacagaacacctcttggtcctgctctactctcctccctcctggacagacaggtacagaacacctcttggtcctcctctactctcctccctcctggacagacaggtacagaacacctcttggtcctgctctactctcctccctcctggacagacaggtacagaacacctcttggtcctcctctactctcctccctcctggacagacaggtacagaacacctcttggtcctgctctactctcctccctcctggacagacag gtacagaacacctcttggtcctcctctactctcctccctcctggacagacaggtacagaacacctcttggtcctgctctactctcctccctcctggacagacaggtacagaacacctcttggtcctgctctactctcctccctcctggacagacaggtacagaacacctcttggtcctcctctactctcctccctcctggacagacaggtacagaacacctcttggtcctgctctactctcctccctcctggacagacag gtacagaacacctcttggtcctcctctactctcctccctcctggacagacaggtacagaacacctcttggtcctgctctactctcctccctcctggacagacaggtacagaacacctcttggtcctcctctactctcctccctcctggacagacaggtacagaacacctcttggtcctgctctactctcctccctcctggacagacaggtacagaacacctcttggtcctcctctactctcctccctcctggacagacaggtacagaacacctcttggtcctgctctactctcctccctcctggacagacaggtacagaacacctcttggtcctgctctactctcctccctcctggacagaccctcctggacagacaggtacagaacacctcttggtcctcctctactctcctccctcctggacagacag gtacagaacacctcttggtcctgctctactctcctccctcctggacagacaggtacagaacacctcttggtcctcctctactctcctccctcctggacagacag gtacagaacacctcttggtcctgctctactctcctccctcctggacagacaggtacagaacacctcttggtcctgctctactctcctccctcctggacagacaggtacagaacacctcttggtcctcctctactctcctccctcctggacagacaggtacagaacacctcttggtcctgctctactctcctccctcctggacagacaggtacagaacacctcttggtcctgctctactctcctccctcctggacagacaggtacagaacacctcttggtcctgctctactctcctccctcctggacagacaggtacagaacacctcttggtcctgctctactctcctccctcctggacagacaggtacagaacacctcttggtcctgctctactctcctccctcctggacagacaggtacagaacacctcttggtcctgctctactctcctccctcctggacagacag gtacagaacacctcttggtcctcctctactctcctccctcctggacagacaggtacagaacacctcttggtcctgctctactctcctccctcctggacagacaggtacagaacacctcttggtcctgctctactctcctccctcctggacagacaggtacagaacacctcttggtcctgctctactctcctccctcctggacagacag gtacagaacacctcttggtcctcctctactctcctccctcctggacagacaggtacagaacacctcttggtcctgctctactctcctccctcctggacagacaggtacagaacacctcttggtcctgctctactctcctccctcctggacagacaggtacagaacacctcttggtcctcctctactctcctccctcctggacagacag gtacagaacacctcttggtcctgctctactctcctccctcctggacagacaggtacagaacacctcttggtcctgctctactctcctccctcctggacagacaggtacagaacacctcttggtcctgctctactctcctccctcctggacagacag gtacagaacaccagCCTCTCTTTTCCGGGAAAGAAAGTTTCTGTCCACCAACATCTCTTCTGTTTTGACATCAATACCGtagttataatatataatatatataatataataataatataa
- the LOC127923381 gene encoding uncharacterized protein LOC127923381 isoform X3, translating into MFTVNFTGLVPPPGQTRTEHLLVLLYSPPSWTDRYRTPLGPALLSSLLDRQVQNTSWSCSTLLPPGQTGTEHLLVLLYSPPSWTDRYRTPLGPALLSSLLDRQVQNTSWSCSTLLPPGQTGTEHLLVLLYSPPSWTDRYRTPLGPALLSSLLDRQVQNTSWSCSTLLPPGQTGTEHLLVLLYSPPSWTDRYRTPLGPALLSSLLDRQVQNTSWSCSTLLPPGQTGTEHLLVLLYSPPSWTDRYRTPLGPALLSSLLDRQVQNTSWSSSTLLPPGQTGTEHLLVLLYSPPSWTDRYRTPLGPPLLSSLLDRQVQNTSWSCSTLLPPGQTGTEHLLVLLYSPPSWTDRYRTPLGPPLLSSLLDRQVQNTSWSCSTLLPPGQTGTEHLLVLLYSPPSWTDRYRTPLGPALLSSLLDRQVQNTSWSSSTLLPPGQTGTEHLLVLLYSPPSWTDRYRTPLGPPLLSSLLDRQVQNTSWSCSTLLPPGQTGTEHLLVLLYSPPSWTDPPGQTGTEHLLVLLYSPPSWTDRYRTPLGPALLSSLLDRQVQNTSWSSSTLLPPGQTGTEHLLVLLYSPPSWTDRYRTPLGPALLSSLLDRQVQNTSWSSSTLLPPGQTGTEHLLVLLYSPPSWTDRYRTPLGPALLSSLLDRQVQNTSWSCSTLLPPGQTGTEHLLVLLYSPPSWTDRYRTPLGPALLSSLLDRQVQNTSWSCSTLLPPGQTGTEHLLVLLYSPPSWTDRYRTPLGPALLSSLLDRQVQNTSWSCSTLLPPGQTGTEHLLVLLYSPPSWTDRYRTPLGPPLLSSLLDRQVQNTSWSCSTLLPPGQTGTEHLLVLLYSPPSWTDRYRTPLGPPLLSSLLDRQVQNTSWSCSTLLPPGQTGTEHLLVLLYSPPSWTDRYRTPLGPPLLSSLLDRQVQNTSWSCSTLLPPGQTGTEHLLVLLYSPPSWTDRYRTPLGPALLSSLLDRQVQNTSLSFPGKKVSVHQHLFCFDINTVVIIYNIYNIIII; encoded by the exons atgtttactgttaattttacaGGCCTTGTCCCCCCTCCTGGACAGACACGTAcggaacacctcttggtcctgctctactctcctccctcctggacagacaggtacagaacacctcttggtcctgctctactctcctccctcctggacagacaggtacagaacacctcttggtcctgctctactctcctccctcctggacagacag gtacagaacacctcttggtcctgctctactctcctccctcctggacagacaggtacagaacacctcttggtcctgctctactctcctccctcctggacagacag gtacagaacacctcttggtcctgctctactctcctccctcctggacagacaggtacagaacacctcttggtcctgctctactctcctccctcctggacagacaggtacagaacacctcttggtcctgctctactctcctccctcctggacagacaggtacagaacacctcttggtcctgctctactctcctccctcctggacagacaggtacagaacacctcttggtcctcctctactctcctccctcctggacagacaggtacagaacacctcttggtcctgctctactctcctccctcctggacagacaggtacagaacacctcttggtcctgctctactctcctccctcctggacagacaggtacagaacacctcttggtcctcctctactctcctccctcctggacagacaggtacagaacacctcttggtcctgctctactctcctccctcctggacagacaggtacagaacacctcttggtcctcctctactctcctccctcctggacagacaggtacagaacacctcttggtcctgctctactctcctccctcctggacagacag gtacagaacacctcttggtcctcctctactctcctccctcctggacagacaggtacagaacacctcttggtcctgctctactctcctccctcctggacagacaggtacagaacacctcttggtcctgctctactctcctccctcctggacagacaggtacagaacacctcttggtcctcctctactctcctccctcctggacagacaggtacagaacacctcttggtcctgctctactctcctccctcctggacagacag gtacagaacacctcttggtcctcctctactctcctccctcctggacagacaggtacagaacacctcttggtcctgctctactctcctccctcctggacagacaggtacagaacacctcttggtcctcctctactctcctccctcctggacagacaggtacagaacacctcttggtcctgctctactctcctccctcctggacagacaggtacagaacacctcttggtcctcctctactctcctccctcctggacagacaggtacagaacacctcttggtcctgctctactctcctccctcctggacagacaggtacagaacacctcttggtcctgctctactctcctccctcctggacagaccctcctggacagacaggtacagaacacctcttggtcctcctctactctcctccctcctggacagacag gtacagaacacctcttggtcctgctctactctcctccctcctggacagacaggtacagaacacctcttggtcctcctctactctcctccctcctggacagacag gtacagaacacctcttggtcctgctctactctcctccctcctggacagacaggtacagaacacctcttggtcctgctctactctcctccctcctggacagacaggtacagaacacctcttggtcctcctctactctcctccctcctggacagacaggtacagaacacctcttggtcctgctctactctcctccctcctggacagacaggtacagaacacctcttggtcctgctctactctcctccctcctggacagacaggtacagaacacctcttggtcctgctctactctcctccctcctggacagacaggtacagaacacctcttggtcctgctctactctcctccctcctggacagacaggtacagaacacctcttggtcctgctctactctcctccctcctggacagacaggtacagaacacctcttggtcctgctctactctcctccctcctggacagacag gtacagaacacctcttggtcctcctctactctcctccctcctggacagacaggtacagaacacctcttggtcctgctctactctcctccctcctggacagacaggtacagaacacctcttggtcctgctctactctcctccctcctggacagacaggtacagaacacctcttggtcctgctctactctcctccctcctggacagacag gtacagaacacctcttggtcctcctctactctcctccctcctggacagacaggtacagaacacctcttggtcctgctctactctcctccctcctggacagacaggtacagaacacctcttggtcctgctctactctcctccctcctggacagacaggtacagaacacctcttggtcctcctctactctcctccctcctggacagacaggtacagaacacctcttggtcctgctctactctcctccctcctggacagacaggtacagaacacctcttggtcctgctctactctcctccctcctggacagacaggtacagaacacctcttggtcctcctctactctcctccctcctggacagacaggtacagaacacctcttggtcctgctctactctcctccctcctggacagacaggtacagaacacctcttggtcctgctctactctcctccctcctggacagacaggtacagaacacctcttggtcctgctctactctcctccctcctggacagacag gtacagaacaccagCCTCTCTTTTCCGGGAAAGAAAGTTTCTGTCCACCAACATCTCTTCTGTTTTGACATCAATACCGtagttataatatataatatatataatataataataatataa
- the LOC127923381 gene encoding uncharacterized protein LOC127923381 isoform X30 has product MFTVNFTGLVPPPGQTRTEHLLVLLYSPPSWTDRYRTPLGPALLSSLLDRQVQNTSWSCSTLLPPGQTGTEHLLVLLYSPPSWTDRYRTPLGPALLSSLLDRQVQNTSWSCSTLLPPGQTGTEHLLVLLYSPPSWTDRYRTPLGPALLSSLLDRQVQNTSWSCSTLLPPGQTGTEHLLVLLYSPPSWTDRYRTPLGPALLSSLLDRQVQNTSWSCSTLLPPGQTGTEHLLVLLYSPPSWTDRYRTPLGPALLSSLLDRQVQNTSWSSSTLLPPGQTGTEHLLVLLYSPPSWTDRYRTPLGPPLLSSLLDRQVQNTSWSCSTLLPPGQTGTEHLLVLLYSPPSWTDRYRTPLGPPLLSSLLDRQVQNTSWSCSTLLPPGQTGTEHLLVLLYSPPSWTDRYRTPLGPALLSSLLDRQVQNTSWSSSTLLPPGQTGTEHLLVLLYSPPSWTDRYRTPLGPPLLSSLLDRQVQNTSWSCSTLLPPGQTGTEHLLVLLYSPPSWTDPPGQTGTEHLLVLLYSPPSWTDRYRTPLGPALLSSLLDRQVQNTSWSSSTLLPPGQTGTEHLLVLLYSPPSWTDRYRTPLGPALLSSLLDRQVQNTSWSSSTLLPPGQTGTEHLLVLLYSPPSWTDRYRTPLGPALLSSLLDRQVQNTSWSCSTLLPPGQTGTEHLLVLLYSPPSWTDRYRTPLGPALLSSLLDRQVQNTSWSCSTLLPPGQTGTEHLLVLLYSPPSWTDRYRTPLGPALLSSLLDRQVQNTSWSSSTLLPPGQTGTEHLLVLLYSPPSWTDRYRTPLGPALLSSLLDRQVQNTSWSCSTLLPPGQTGTEHLLVLLYSPPSWTDRYRTPLGPALLSSLLDRQVQNTSWSCSTLLPPGQTGTEHQPLFSGKESFCPPTSLLF; this is encoded by the exons atgtttactgttaattttacaGGCCTTGTCCCCCCTCCTGGACAGACACGTAcggaacacctcttggtcctgctctactctcctccctcctggacagacaggtacagaacacctcttggtcctgctctactctcctccctcctggacagacaggtacagaacacctcttggtcctgctctactctcctccctcctggacagacag gtacagaacacctcttggtcctgctctactctcctccctcctggacagacaggtacagaacacctcttggtcctgctctactctcctccctcctggacagacag gtacagaacacctcttggtcctgctctactctcctccctcctggacagacaggtacagaacacctcttggtcctgctctactctcctccctcctggacagacaggtacagaacacctcttggtcctgctctactctcctccctcctggacagacaggtacagaacacctcttggtcctgctctactctcctccctcctggacagacaggtacagaacacctcttggtcctcctctactctcctccctcctggacagacaggtacagaacacctcttggtcctgctctactctcctccctcctggacagacaggtacagaacacctcttggtcctgctctactctcctccctcctggacagacaggtacagaacacctcttggtcctcctctactctcctccctcctggacagacaggtacagaacacctcttggtcctgctctactctcctccctcctggacagacaggtacagaacacctcttggtcctcctctactctcctccctcctggacagacaggtacagaacacctcttggtcctgctctactctcctccctcctggacagacag gtacagaacacctcttggtcctcctctactctcctccctcctggacagacaggtacagaacacctcttggtcctgctctactctcctccctcctggacagacaggtacagaacacctcttggtcctgctctactctcctccctcctggacagacaggtacagaacacctcttggtcctcctctactctcctccctcctggacagacaggtacagaacacctcttggtcctgctctactctcctccctcctggacagacag gtacagaacacctcttggtcctcctctactctcctccctcctggacagacaggtacagaacacctcttggtcctgctctactctcctccctcctggacagacaggtacagaacacctcttggtcctcctctactctcctccctcctggacagacaggtacagaacacctcttggtcctgctctactctcctccctcctggacagacaggtacagaacacctcttggtcctcctctactctcctccctcctggacagacaggtacagaacacctcttggtcctgctctactctcctccctcctggacagacaggtacagaacacctcttggtcctgctctactctcctccctcctggacagaccctcctggacagacaggtacagaacacctcttggtcctcctctactctcctccctcctggacagacag gtacagaacacctcttggtcctgctctactctcctccctcctggacagacaggtacagaacacctcttggtcctcctctactctcctccctcctggacagacag gtacagaacacctcttggtcctgctctactctcctccctcctggacagacaggtacagaacacctcttggtcctgctctactctcctccctcctggacagacaggtacagaacacctcttggtcctcctctactctcctccctcctggacagacaggtacagaacacctcttggtcctgctctactctcctccctcctggacagacaggtacagaacacctcttggtcctgctctactctcctccctcctggacagacaggtacagaacacctcttggtcctgctctactctcctccctcctggacagacaggtacagaacacctcttggtcctgctctactctcctccctcctggacagacaggtacagaacacctcttggtcctgctctactctcctccctcctggacagacaggtacagaacacctcttggtcctgctctactctcctccctcctggacagacag gtacagaacacctcttggtcctcctctactctcctccctcctggacagacag gtacagaacacctcttggtcctgctctactctcctccctcctggacagacaggtacagaacacctcttggtcctcctctactctcctccctcctggacagacaggtacagaacacctcttggtcctcctctactctcctccctcctggacagacaggtacagaacacctcttggtcctgctctactctcctccctcctggacagacaggtacagaacacctcttggtcctgctctactctcctccctcctggacagacaggtacagaacacctcttggtcctcctctactctcctccctcctggacagacag gtacagaacacctcttggtcctgctctactctcctccctcctggacagacaggtacagaacacctcttggtcctgctctactctcctccctcctggacagacag gtacagaacaccagCCTCTCTTTTCCGGGAAAGAAAGTTTCTGTCCACCAACATCTCTTCTGTTTTGA